The proteins below come from a single Pristiophorus japonicus isolate sPriJap1 chromosome 18, sPriJap1.hap1, whole genome shotgun sequence genomic window:
- the rex1bd gene encoding required for excision 1-B domain-containing protein gives MSASGLSILVRSLYTLQEERVEGYQLFELGHQAYLRSSPDYDFIQYRQLVHEITQAFNRISKEVIQLKNRFHEEYDRPDLSEHIERIQEREREKLVLTAQLQLAKQNALDHPGNETYQEEAREVKHRINKTIEAINEILQDFKYDSEEIEAS, from the exons ATG AGTGCAAGTGGCCTGAGTATATTGGTGAGGAGCCTGTACACACTGCAGGAGGAGCGTGTCGAAGGTTACCAGCTCTTCGAACT GGGACACCAGGCTTATCTCCGCTCGTCTCCCGACTACGATTTCATCCAGTACCGGCAACTCGTGCACGAAATCACGCAGGCGTTTAACCGGATCTCGAAGGAAGTGATTCAGCTGAAGAACCGGTTTCACGAGGAATACGATCGCCCCGACCTCTCGGAGCACATTGAGAGGATTCAGGAACGAGAGCGGGAGAAGCTGGTGCTG ACAGCCCAGCTGCAGCTTGCCAAACAGAATGCGCTGGACCATCCGGGCAACGAGACGTACCAGGAGGAGGCCCGGGAGGTGAAGCACAG AATTAACAAAACCATCGAAGCAATCAACGAGATTCTTCAGGACTTCAAATATGATTCCGAAGAGATCGAAGCCAGCTGA